A portion of the Sulfuricella sp. genome contains these proteins:
- a CDS encoding M20 aminoacylase family protein, protein MSVLSHIKQNQERLVALRRDIHAHPETAFEEQRTSALVVEVLSAAGIEVHRGLAGTGVVGVLRSGTRDRAIGLRADMDALPIHEQNPFPHRSHYDGKMHACGHDGHTAMLLGAAEYLAATGNFDGTVYFIFQPAEEGEGGARVMIEDGLFQRFPMQAVFGMHNWPGLPAGQFAIMPGPMMASADQFDIVIKGHGAHAAMPHQGADPVAAGSALAQALQTIVSRTLDPLDAAVLSVTRFHAGEAYNVIPDHATLGGTVRAFRPEVQDRVEAAMERICGGIGAAFGVQISLDYRRGYPATINTVAEAEICRHVASELAGKEGVRGDLRPSMGAEDFSFMLLEKPGCYVWLGNGLGEGGSMLHNPHYDFNDEVLALGASYWARLTEHMLAAE, encoded by the coding sequence ATGTCAGTCCTATCCCATATCAAGCAGAATCAGGAACGTCTCGTTGCCTTGCGGCGCGATATTCACGCCCACCCCGAAACCGCCTTCGAGGAACAGCGCACCAGCGCCCTGGTAGTGGAGGTGCTTTCCGCCGCGGGCATTGAAGTACATCGCGGCCTGGCCGGGACCGGTGTGGTGGGTGTGTTGCGTTCAGGTACCCGTGACCGGGCCATCGGCTTGCGCGCCGACATGGACGCCTTGCCGATCCACGAGCAGAACCCTTTCCCGCACCGTTCCCATTACGACGGCAAGATGCACGCCTGCGGGCACGACGGGCATACCGCGATGCTGCTGGGCGCAGCGGAATATCTGGCCGCCACGGGCAATTTTGACGGCACCGTGTATTTCATCTTCCAGCCCGCCGAGGAAGGCGAGGGCGGCGCCAGGGTGATGATCGAGGATGGGCTGTTCCAGCGTTTTCCCATGCAGGCGGTGTTCGGCATGCACAACTGGCCGGGGCTGCCGGCCGGGCAGTTCGCCATCATGCCGGGCCCGATGATGGCTTCGGCGGACCAGTTCGATATCGTCATCAAGGGCCACGGCGCCCATGCGGCCATGCCCCATCAGGGTGCCGACCCGGTCGCGGCGGGCAGCGCGCTGGCGCAGGCGCTGCAAACCATCGTCAGTCGCACGCTCGATCCGCTCGACGCGGCCGTGCTGAGCGTGACCCGCTTCCACGCCGGGGAAGCCTATAACGTGATTCCCGATCATGCCACGCTGGGCGGCACGGTGCGCGCCTTCCGCCCCGAGGTGCAGGATCGCGTCGAGGCGGCCATGGAGCGCATATGCGGCGGAATCGGCGCGGCTTTCGGAGTGCAGATCAGCCTCGACTACCGGCGCGGCTATCCTGCCACCATCAACACGGTGGCGGAGGCGGAAATCTGCCGCCATGTTGCTAGCGAACTGGCGGGGAAGGAGGGGGTGCGCGGCGATCTGCGCCCCTCCATGGGCGCGGAGGATTTTTCCTTCATGCTGCTGGAAAAGCCCGGCTGCTACGTCTGGCTGGGCAACGGGCTGGGGGAGGGCGGCAGCATGCTGCACAACCCGCACTACGATTTCAACGACGAGGTGCTGGCGCTGGGCGCCAGCTACTGGGCGCGTTTGACCGAACACATGCTGGCAGCGGAGTGA
- a CDS encoding YceI family protein has product MKKSLIAFAIASTLSVSALAADTYTIDARHTFPSFEVSHLGFSIQRGRFNKTSGTIVLDTADQSGSIDINIDASSIDTGLAELEKHMQGEDFFDTAKYPAITFKSKSLRFDGDRLTGADGDFTLLGVTKPVRLKVDQFKCGRHPMTKVAMCGGNATTVIKRSEFGMTKYVPAVGDEVKIAIQVEFFRD; this is encoded by the coding sequence ATGAAAAAATCGCTTATCGCCTTTGCCATTGCCAGCACCCTGAGCGTATCCGCCCTTGCCGCGGACACTTACACCATTGATGCGCGCCATACCTTTCCAAGTTTCGAAGTGAGCCACCTGGGGTTCTCCATCCAGCGCGGCCGCTTCAACAAGACCAGCGGCACCATCGTGCTGGATACGGCAGACCAGTCCGGCAGCATCGACATCAATATTGACGCTAGCAGCATCGATACCGGCCTGGCCGAGCTGGAAAAACATATGCAGGGCGAGGATTTCTTTGATACGGCCAAGTATCCGGCCATCACATTCAAGTCGAAGTCACTGCGTTTCGATGGGGACAGGCTGACTGGCGCCGATGGGGATTTCACCCTGCTGGGCGTGACCAAGCCGGTCCGGCTGAAGGTTGATCAATTCAAGTGCGGGCGGCACCCGATGACCAAGGTGGCGATGTGTGGCGGCAACGCCACGACGGTCATCAAGCGCTCCGAGTTCGGCATGACCAAGTATGTGCCGGCCGTCGGCGACGAGGTGAAAATCGCCATCCAGGTCGAGTTTTTCCGCGATTAG
- a CDS encoding YceI family protein translates to MMRLFSLFFLLLAGVAQATEFGTLQAEKSSIAFVSRQMNVPVEGAFRKFAAQIALDPARPEAGRVQIEIDLASIDAGSAEANDEVKGKSWFSVRDFPRASFSSTSVRPLGDGRHEVRGKLNIKGKTLEVRAPFTLRQDKDTLVLDGGFPLKRLDYGIGSGIWSDTSVVADEVQVKFHFLLTPTRK, encoded by the coding sequence ATGATGCGGCTGTTTTCCCTTTTCTTTCTGCTGCTTGCGGGTGTGGCTCAGGCCACTGAATTTGGTACGCTTCAGGCCGAAAAAAGCTCGATTGCCTTTGTCTCCAGGCAAATGAATGTCCCGGTCGAGGGCGCTTTCAGGAAATTTGCGGCGCAGATCGCTCTCGATCCGGCCAGGCCGGAGGCCGGGCGCGTCCAGATCGAAATCGATCTGGCCAGCATCGATGCCGGCAGCGCGGAGGCCAATGACGAGGTCAAGGGCAAGAGCTGGTTCAGTGTGCGCGATTTTCCCAGGGCCAGTTTCAGCTCGACTTCAGTCAGGCCGCTGGGCGATGGCCGTCATGAAGTCAGAGGCAAGTTGAACATCAAGGGAAAGACGCTGGAAGTACGTGCGCCATTCACGCTCCGGCAGGACAAGGATACCCTCGTCCTGGATGGCGGTTTTCCACTCAAACGCCTGGATTATGGCATCGGCTCCGGTATCTGGAGCGATACCTCGGTGGTCGCCGATGAAGTCCAGGTCAAGTTCCATTTCCTATTAACCCCTACTCGCAAGTAG
- a CDS encoding cytochrome b/b6 domain-containing protein — protein sequence MPARYTHTAIALHWISALLIVAVFPLGVYMADLALSPLKLKLISYHKWLGVTVFLLLLLRLAWRLGHVPPPLPDSMPLWQRQAANGLHFLLYLLLFAIPLSGWLMSSAKGFQTVYLGVLPLPDLIGKDKALGDLLRAVHETLNMTLLALLLAHAGAALKHHFIERDGILARMLPFLDRGDSK from the coding sequence ATCCCTGCCCGCTATACCCACACAGCCATCGCCTTGCACTGGATCAGCGCGCTGCTGATCGTGGCCGTGTTTCCGCTCGGCGTTTACATGGCGGATCTGGCGCTTTCGCCTTTAAAGCTCAAGCTGATCAGCTACCACAAGTGGCTGGGGGTGACGGTTTTCCTGTTGCTGCTGCTGCGCCTGGCCTGGAGGTTGGGCCACGTGCCGCCGCCGCTGCCTGACAGCATGCCGCTGTGGCAGCGCCAGGCCGCGAATGGGCTGCATTTTCTGCTTTACCTGCTGCTGTTCGCCATTCCCCTGTCAGGCTGGTTGATGAGCTCGGCCAAGGGTTTCCAGACGGTTTACCTGGGGGTGCTGCCGCTGCCCGACCTGATCGGCAAGGACAAGGCCCTGGGTGACTTGCTCAGGGCGGTTCATGAAACACTCAACATGACGTTGCTGGCTTTACTGTTGGCGCATGCCGGCGCGGCACTCAAGCACCATTTCATCGAGCGTGACGGTATTCTTGCGCGCATGTTGCCTTTTCTTGATCGCGGAGATTCAAAATGA
- a CDS encoding MarR family transcriptional regulator codes for MPHAPFLPVLRELAAAYQAFEAYSGAHIRTLDLTPAQFDIIATLGNTAGMPLKELGEKTLITKGTLTGVVDRLTDKNLVRRVASPSDGRSQIVQLTPQGEALFASVFPAHLDYLAQAFGELSAQDLVSLETSLSRLRTTFMAARIAKEKA; via the coding sequence ATGCCTCATGCCCCCTTTCTGCCGGTCCTGCGCGAACTGGCCGCAGCCTACCAGGCTTTCGAGGCTTATTCAGGGGCGCATATCCGCACCCTGGATCTGACGCCGGCGCAATTCGACATTATTGCCACGCTCGGCAACACCGCCGGGATGCCGCTCAAGGAACTCGGTGAAAAAACCCTGATCACCAAGGGCACCCTCACCGGCGTGGTGGACCGCCTGACTGACAAAAACCTGGTGCGGCGGGTGGCATCGCCCAGCGACGGGCGCAGCCAGATCGTGCAACTGACGCCGCAGGGCGAGGCCCTGTTCGCCAGCGTTTTTCCCGCCCATCTGGACTATCTGGCGCAGGCTTTCGGCGAACTTTCAGCGCAGGATCTGGTCTCCCTGGAAACCAGCCTGAGCCGGCTGCGAACAACTTTCATGGCCGCTCGCATTGCCAAGGAGAAAGCGTGA
- a CDS encoding AF1514 family protein, with translation MNATRKLVSSACDVPAAADFSAVTVVKLAPQPPLADYLAAMRLAESEARARLGECMLLSWYDRDRDFESPQHASECHQGSAVPGYVDYALYRGATLMVDIEAGRFVFFYLPLDF, from the coding sequence GTGAACGCAACCCGAAAGCTCGTGTCGTCTGCCTGTGACGTGCCTGCGGCAGCAGATTTTTCTGCTGTGACCGTGGTGAAGCTGGCGCCTCAACCACCCCTTGCCGATTACCTCGCTGCGATGCGTCTGGCCGAGTCTGAAGCCCGCGCCCGCCTGGGCGAATGCATGCTGCTTTCGTGGTACGACCGCGACCGTGATTTCGAATCGCCGCAGCATGCCAGCGAATGCCACCAGGGCAGTGCCGTGCCGGGTTATGTCGATTACGCCCTGTACCGCGGCGCCACGCTGATGGTGGATATCGAGGCGGGGCGCTTCGTGTTTTTCTATTTGCCGCTGGATTTTTAA
- a CDS encoding ACT domain-containing protein yields the protein MTTPVANECLAITASGEDRVGLVEKLTSQITASGCNIEQSRMGVLGGQFALIMRVTGSKDALSALESRLGPLGVELDLAIVHKWTREREQHVPAVPYLVEVVALDNPGIVHNLARFFAASGINIEELETDTYPAPHTGSPMFAVHMTVGVPGGTSIAKLRDEFFEHCDDLNLDASLEPVRG from the coding sequence ATGACCACCCCTGTTGCTAACGAATGTCTTGCAATCACCGCTTCCGGCGAAGACCGGGTTGGCCTGGTGGAAAAGCTCACCAGCCAGATCACCGCCAGCGGCTGCAATATCGAGCAAAGCCGCATGGGCGTGCTGGGCGGGCAATTTGCCCTGATCATGCGCGTCACCGGCAGCAAGGATGCGCTCTCCGCGCTGGAGAGCCGGCTTGGACCGCTGGGCGTGGAACTGGACCTGGCCATCGTCCACAAGTGGACCCGGGAGCGCGAGCAGCATGTCCCCGCCGTGCCCTACCTGGTGGAAGTGGTCGCGCTCGATAACCCCGGCATCGTGCATAATCTGGCGCGGTTCTTTGCCGCCAGCGGCATCAATATCGAGGAGCTGGAAACCGATACCTATCCCGCGCCCCATACCGGCAGCCCGATGTTTGCCGTGCACATGACCGTGGGGGTGCCTGGCGGAACCTCAATCGCCAAATTGCGCGATGAGTTTTTTGAACATTGTGATGACCTCAACCTGGATGCCTCGCTGGAGCCTGTACGGGGGTGA
- a CDS encoding methyl-accepting chemotaxis protein: MKIAHKIALLAIVPMLGMTWFAGTHVYHSWNEWRHMRIMSEQITLLIDAGPMAHDLQRERGATVSFVSSQGKLFASALPGWRSKTEASIEKIHKTYAAMMPEAKSSAISGGVENADAALQKLPDTRKSADAFSIGAPLVAEYFTGTIKTVLGIIPSVVSQSINDAGMSRLAGSYMSFLAMKEQAGQERALMTAVFFADSIEAEQHDKWVGQIAAQKELQAEFARWAPENILSALVSKQDGAPFNEVAKARTLGLLKTSGFGINAEKWFAASSARIDALHEIENMLAQGLLDMATANTTAARNSLMTSALIGTGMLLFVLIVGYVVATGITRRLSGLGRSIGTISENRDLSIRLDASTGDEIGVLSEDINRFLSEIGSSMKQIGAMAEESFTSADGIAGTAKELSGTAGGQSEAASAMASAVEEMTVSIAHISETTKGMRLSAKSGMETVIEGGEVILRVVSDMQSIASAVKTSSNIVAELGEHSNQISSIVQSIREIADQTNLLALNAAIEAARAGEQGRGFAVVADEVRKLAERTSSSTADIARMIGAIQGGTSRAVESIADGVSRVNEGVRLAGQAGDAIGNIRLFVDQVGVSITDISAAMEEQSAASNEIASHVEQVSQMTEETHAAASRMSGSASEMAMLANSVKTETGKFRT; the protein is encoded by the coding sequence ATGAAAATTGCGCACAAGATCGCCTTGCTTGCCATTGTGCCCATGCTGGGTATGACATGGTTTGCCGGTACCCATGTTTACCATTCATGGAATGAATGGCGCCACATGCGAATCATGAGTGAGCAGATCACATTGCTTATCGATGCCGGACCGATGGCGCATGACCTTCAACGGGAGCGCGGTGCCACGGTGAGTTTTGTCAGCAGCCAGGGCAAGTTGTTCGCTTCGGCGCTGCCCGGCTGGCGGTCGAAGACGGAGGCTTCGATCGAAAAAATTCACAAAACCTATGCCGCCATGATGCCGGAAGCGAAATCATCCGCCATTTCCGGCGGCGTGGAAAATGCGGATGCGGCGTTGCAGAAACTTCCTGATACCCGGAAAAGCGCGGATGCTTTCTCGATTGGCGCGCCGCTGGTTGCGGAATATTTCACGGGCACCATAAAAACGGTTCTCGGGATCATCCCTTCCGTTGTCAGCCAGAGCATTAATGATGCGGGCATGTCCCGGCTGGCTGGTTCCTATATGAGCTTTCTCGCCATGAAGGAGCAGGCCGGACAGGAGCGCGCATTAATGACGGCCGTTTTTTTCGCCGACAGCATCGAGGCGGAACAGCATGATAAATGGGTGGGCCAGATCGCAGCCCAGAAAGAGTTGCAGGCCGAATTCGCCCGCTGGGCGCCTGAAAATATATTGTCGGCCCTGGTGTCAAAACAGGACGGTGCGCCATTCAATGAGGTCGCGAAGGCGCGTACCCTGGGCTTGCTGAAAACATCCGGTTTCGGAATCAATGCTGAAAAATGGTTCGCCGCTTCGAGCGCCCGGATCGATGCCCTGCATGAAATCGAAAACATGCTGGCCCAGGGACTTCTGGATATGGCCACCGCCAATACCACAGCGGCGCGCAATAGCCTGATGACATCTGCCCTGATTGGAACAGGAATGCTGCTGTTTGTGCTTATCGTCGGATATGTTGTCGCAACAGGCATTACCCGCCGCCTGTCTGGCCTGGGCCGGTCCATCGGCACCATCAGCGAGAACCGCGATTTGTCCATTCGGCTCGATGCCTCGACCGGGGATGAAATTGGCGTGCTGTCCGAAGATATCAACCGTTTTCTGAGCGAAATTGGCAGCAGCATGAAGCAGATCGGCGCCATGGCGGAAGAGTCGTTTACCTCGGCGGATGGAATCGCCGGGACGGCGAAAGAATTGTCCGGCACTGCGGGGGGACAGAGCGAGGCGGCTTCGGCCATGGCCTCCGCGGTTGAGGAGATGACAGTCAGTATTGCCCATATCAGCGAAACCACGAAAGGAATGCGTTTATCGGCAAAATCCGGGATGGAGACGGTAATCGAGGGTGGCGAGGTTATCCTGCGCGTGGTTTCCGACATGCAATCGATTGCCAGCGCCGTCAAGACGTCCTCGAACATTGTCGCGGAACTGGGCGAGCATTCAAACCAGATTTCGTCCATTGTTCAATCCATCAGGGAAATTGCCGACCAGACCAATCTGCTGGCCCTGAATGCGGCCATCGAGGCGGCCCGGGCAGGCGAGCAGGGCAGGGGGTTCGCCGTGGTCGCGGATGAGGTTCGCAAGCTGGCGGAGCGGACATCAAGCAGCACGGCGGATATTGCGCGCATGATCGGTGCCATACAGGGTGGCACCTCGCGTGCGGTCGAGTCCATTGCGGATGGGGTATCTCGTGTGAACGAGGGCGTCCGGCTCGCAGGCCAGGCGGGAGATGCTATCGGGAATATTCGCTTGTTCGTCGATCAGGTCGGTGTTTCCATCACTGATATCTCGGCTGCCATGGAAGAACAGAGCGCGGCGAGCAACGAGATTGCCAGTCATGTCGAACAGGTTTCCCAGATGACTGAAGAAACGCACGCGGCAGCTTCGCGCATGTCGGGTTCAGCCAGCGAAATGGCGATGCTGGCGAACAGCGTCAAAACTGAAACCGGCAAGTTCAGGACTTGA
- a CDS encoding DUF6164 family protein has translation MAIKLFPLNGVPDDEAEDVRALLKASSVEFSETPAGNWGLSAAAIWLPDDSRLEEARALIADYQRERQARARAEYEQLCREGKQRTLVDVIQAHPLRFFAYMAVIAIILYFSINPFLDLGK, from the coding sequence ATGGCAATCAAACTTTTCCCCCTGAATGGCGTGCCCGACGATGAGGCGGAGGATGTGCGCGCCTTGCTCAAAGCCAGCAGCGTGGAGTTCAGTGAAACCCCCGCGGGTAACTGGGGCCTTTCCGCTGCGGCCATCTGGCTACCGGACGATTCCCGGCTGGAAGAGGCGCGGGCGCTGATTGCGGACTATCAGCGCGAGCGTCAGGCGCGGGCAAGAGCGGAATACGAGCAGCTGTGCCGGGAAGGAAAACAGCGCACCCTGGTGGACGTGATCCAGGCGCATCCCCTGCGCTTCTTTGCCTATATGGCGGTGATTGCCATTATTTTATATTTCTCCATCAACCCCTTTCTGGATCTCGGAAAGTAG
- a CDS encoding RNA-binding S4 domain-containing protein — MQEHEFILTREFVELDNLLKLTGACDSGGMGKQLVAAGEVSVDGKVELRKTCKIRAGQVVTIGDVRISVLAPS; from the coding sequence ATGCAAGAACATGAATTTATTCTCACTCGCGAATTCGTCGAACTCGACAACCTGCTCAAGCTGACGGGTGCCTGCGACAGCGGCGGCATGGGCAAGCAGCTGGTCGCTGCCGGAGAAGTTTCGGTGGATGGAAAAGTGGAGTTGCGCAAGACCTGCAAGATTCGCGCGGGCCAGGTGGTTACGATCGGCGATGTACGCATCTCTGTGCTGGCGCCATCCTGA
- a CDS encoding SAM-dependent methyltransferase: protein MNFIIPEIKPEQSIELLKELHILTRDGKLNQDSRRKLKQVYHLFNFIEPLLSEVLTQQETLTLADHGAGKSYLGFILYDLFFKARQTGHIYGIETREELVSKSRELAERLDFGRMSFLNLSVEDSIHSTALPEKFDVVTALHACNTATDDAIKFALDKKARFIVLVPCCQAEAAALMRKNKNQSFSRTPLSEIWRHPIHTREFGSLITNVLRCLQLESHGYQVTVTELVGWEHSMKNELIVARFTGTPRKNAQERLEHILHELNLDELRGRFVYPRKSS, encoded by the coding sequence GTGAACTTCATCATTCCCGAAATCAAGCCCGAACAGTCCATCGAGCTTTTGAAAGAGCTGCACATCCTGACGCGCGACGGCAAGCTCAACCAGGACAGCCGGCGCAAGCTGAAGCAGGTTTATCACCTGTTCAACTTTATCGAGCCGCTGCTGAGTGAAGTCCTGACACAACAGGAAACCCTGACCCTGGCCGACCACGGCGCGGGCAAGTCCTATCTCGGCTTCATCCTTTACGACCTTTTTTTCAAGGCCAGACAGACAGGCCACATCTACGGCATCGAAACCCGCGAGGAACTGGTATCAAAATCGCGTGAACTGGCCGAGCGTCTGGACTTCGGGCGCATGTCATTCCTCAACCTCTCGGTTGAAGACTCCATTCATTCCACAGCGTTGCCGGAAAAATTCGATGTCGTTACCGCGCTGCACGCCTGCAATACCGCCACCGACGACGCAATCAAATTCGCCCTCGACAAAAAGGCCAGATTCATCGTGCTGGTGCCCTGCTGTCAGGCCGAGGCCGCCGCGCTGATGCGCAAGAATAAAAACCAGTCCTTCTCCCGGACGCCGCTTTCCGAAATCTGGCGCCACCCCATCCACACCCGCGAATTCGGCAGCCTGATCACCAATGTGCTGCGTTGCCTGCAACTTGAGTCGCATGGCTACCAGGTCACGGTGACCGAACTGGTCGGCTGGGAACATTCGATGAAGAACGAGCTGATTGTGGCCCGCTTTACCGGCACGCCAAGGAAAAATGCACAGGAAAGACTGGAACACATCCTGCATGAACTGAATCTGGACGAACTAAGAGGCCGCTTCGTTTATCCTAGAAAAAGCAGTTAA
- a CDS encoding DUF2189 domain-containing protein produces MSAIYAGIFALLGLFQFAGVVSAGLAPLMVPLAGGFMLIGPALLCGFFYVSGHAAAKKPVRLGDFFAGFRLAPPALWVIALVEMFVFLIWLTDAGIVYGLYFGITPDMGLAEFAAGLAGDGDTLPFLFFSGLMWLLLAFIIFATSAFAVPLLFYRRANLAGAVSASVKAVFSSFLPMLAWGVLLSVTMLAAILLFLPLFPVVFPVLAYASVQAYSEVFPQSPG; encoded by the coding sequence TTGAGCGCGATTTATGCCGGGATATTCGCGCTGCTGGGCCTGTTTCAGTTCGCGGGGGTGGTGAGCGCGGGACTTGCGCCGCTGATGGTGCCGCTGGCGGGTGGATTCATGCTGATCGGACCGGCCTTGCTGTGCGGATTTTTTTATGTTTCCGGCCATGCCGCTGCAAAAAAGCCGGTACGCCTGGGGGACTTCTTCGCGGGGTTCCGCCTTGCACCGCCCGCGCTCTGGGTGATTGCCCTGGTCGAGATGTTTGTTTTCCTGATCTGGCTGACGGATGCGGGCATCGTCTACGGTCTCTATTTTGGCATCACCCCGGATATGGGGCTGGCGGAATTCGCCGCGGGCCTGGCGGGAGATGGGGATACGCTGCCATTCCTGTTTTTCAGCGGCCTGATGTGGCTGCTGCTGGCTTTCATCATCTTCGCCACGTCTGCATTTGCCGTGCCGCTGCTGTTTTACCGGCGCGCCAATCTGGCTGGAGCGGTCAGCGCGAGTGTGAAGGCGGTGTTTTCCAGTTTCTTGCCGATGCTGGCCTGGGGCGTGTTGCTTTCCGTCACAATGCTTGCGGCGATACTGCTTTTCCTGCCATTGTTCCCTGTCGTTTTCCCGGTGCTGGCCTATGCCAGCGTGCAGGCCTACAGCGAGGTTTTTCCGCAATCGCCTGGTTAA
- a CDS encoding ribonucleotide-diphosphate reductase subunit beta: MPPAAPQEVHSSALTGIHDTRRVRAEDKRVINGTADVNQLVPFKYKWAWEKYLAGCANHWMPQEVNMSRDIATWKDPGGLTEDERLIVKRNLGFFVTADSLAANNIVLGTYRHITAPECRQYLLRQAFEEAIHTHAYQYIVESLGLDEGEIFNMYHEIPSIRDKDEFLIPFIDTLTNPEFKTGTPENDQKLLKSLIVFACIMEGIFFYVGFVQILALGRQNKMTGAAEQYQYILRDESMHLNFGVDLINTIKLENPGLWTAEFRNEITGLIRKGVELEYRYAEDTMPRGVLGLNAAQFKEYLRFIANRRCQQIGLDEQYAGATNPFPWMSEMIDLKKEKNFFETRVTEYQTGGALSWD; encoded by the coding sequence ATGCCGCCCGCTGCGCCGCAGGAAGTGCATTCCTCCGCATTGACCGGCATTCACGACACCCGCCGCGTGCGCGCCGAGGACAAGCGCGTGATCAACGGCACTGCCGACGTCAACCAGCTGGTGCCATTCAAGTACAAGTGGGCGTGGGAAAAATACCTCGCCGGCTGCGCCAACCACTGGATGCCGCAGGAAGTGAACATGAGCCGCGACATCGCGACCTGGAAAGACCCCGGCGGCCTGACCGAGGACGAGCGCCTGATCGTCAAGCGCAACCTGGGTTTCTTCGTCACCGCCGATTCCCTCGCCGCCAACAACATCGTGCTCGGCACCTACCGCCACATCACCGCGCCGGAATGCCGCCAGTACCTGCTGCGCCAGGCCTTCGAGGAGGCCATCCACACCCACGCCTACCAGTACATCGTGGAAAGCCTGGGGCTGGACGAGGGCGAGATCTTCAACATGTATCACGAGATCCCCTCGATCCGCGACAAGGACGAGTTTCTCATTCCCTTCATCGATACCCTGACCAACCCGGAATTCAAAACCGGCACGCCGGAAAACGACCAGAAGCTGCTCAAGTCCCTGATCGTGTTCGCCTGCATCATGGAAGGCATCTTCTTCTATGTCGGTTTCGTGCAGATCCTCGCCCTGGGCCGCCAGAACAAGATGACCGGCGCCGCCGAGCAGTACCAGTACATCCTGCGCGACGAGTCCATGCACCTCAATTTCGGCGTCGACCTGATCAACACCATCAAGCTGGAAAACCCCGGTCTGTGGACCGCCGAATTCCGCAACGAAATCACTGGCCTGATCCGGAAGGGCGTGGAGCTGGAATACCGCTACGCCGAGGACACCATGCCGCGCGGCGTGCTGGGCCTGAATGCCGCCCAGTTCAAGGAATACCTGCGCTTCATCGCCAACCGCCGCTGCCAGCAGATCGGGCTGGACGAGCAGTATGCCGGCGCGACCAATCCGTTCCCGTGGATGAGCGAGATGATCGACCTGAAGAAGGAGAAGAATTTCTTCGAGACGCGGGTGACCGAGTATCAGACCGGCGGTGCATTGAGCTGGGACTGA